In Candidatus Buchananbacteria bacterium, the DNA window CGTGAACTGCAAATCTTTAACTGGCTTGCGTTTAAATTTATCAAAACCCGGCAATGAAAAAATTGCTGTCATTTGTCGGGCACGGTCCGCTCGAAAATTAAAAAATATCATTGCATCTTTATCATCAACCGGTGCTACTGGTTTACCGCTGGATATAATTGCCGTCGGGACAAATTCTTCATCAAAAACATTCTTGGCGTATGACGCCTCAATAGCTTTAATTGGATCATCGAAAGCGACTTCAGCGGCACCTTCCGCAATAGCACGATATGCCCGCTCCTCGCGATCCCAATGGTTGTCTCGATCCATGGCGTAAAATCGTCCGCTCAAACTGGCAATTTTACCAATGCCCACTTCTTTAATTTTATTCTGCAGTAGTTTAATAAAACCAATCGCCCCGTCTTTTGCTGTATCCCGGCCGTCCAAAAAAGCATGAATATATACATCTTTAAAATCATGCTTCTTGCACAAATCAAGCAAAGCATACAAATGATCTTGGTGGGAATGCACTCCGCCATTGGAGACTAGCCCCATTAGATGTAGCTTAGTTTTATTCTTCTTTGCATATTTAACCGAAGCCACCAGTTTTTCATTAGTCAAAAAAGTGCCGTCTTCAATTGATTTGTTAATTTTCGGCAACGTCTGATAGATAATTTGACCAGAGCCCAAGTTAAGGTGACAGACTTCAGAATTTCCCATTTCACCCCACGACAAACCAACGGCTTCGCCCGATGCCTGCAGAGTCAAAGTTGGATAGTCACTAATAAAACTGTTTAATACCGGTTTTTTTGCTAAAGCTACAGCATTGCCATTACCGGGAGCGGCAATGCCAAAACCGTCTAAAATTAAAAGCATTACTGGTTTTGGTCTGGTTTGGGCCATATTAAATTAAACTTTTACCCGTCATTTCTTTCGGTTTTTTAGCATTCAATAACTTTAAAATAGTTGGGGCGATGTCTCCCAACTTTCCTTTTTTCAATTTTCTTTTCTTGTCAGACTTCTCAATTAATATAAAGGGAACCGGATTGGTCGTGTGCTCAGTATACATCTCTCGCGTCTCTAAGTCCAGCATTTTCTCAGCATTACCGTGGTCCGCCGTAATAATAAATATCCCGTTTCGTTTAAGCACTGCCGCAGCGATTTTACCGATTGATTCATCAATTGCCTCAACTGCCTTAATGCAAGCCTGAATGTTTCCGGTATGAGCAATCATATCGGCGGCGGCAAAATTAATGACAATAAAATCATAACTATCAAGCGATTTTAAAACCCTGCTGGTGATTTTACGAGTTGACATTTCCGGAACCTGATCATAAGAATCAACCGGCGGCGAGTCAAGCACTACTCGATCTTCCCCATTAACCGGGTCGGCATAACCGCCATTAAAGAAGTATGTTACGTGAGCATACTTTTCCTTCTCGGCAATATAAAGCTGCTTCCTGTCTTTTAATACCATCGGTAACGTTCCAGTAATATCTTCAGAAGGAAAAGCAGTTAAAATGGCTCCCAGGTCAGGACCAAAATCAGTCATAGCGGTAAACAAAATATCTTTCAAAACTTTTTTTCTTTTGAACGAACCAGGATTTAATTCATTAAACCCGTCTTGAACAAACGATTTTGCCAGTTGCCTTGCCCGATCAGACCGTAAATTAAAAAAGATTATTGCATCCTTATCTTTGATTTTAGCAATTGGTTTATCCTGGCGACAAATCACATAGGGCCTAATAAATTCATCTGTTTCACCGCGGTTATACGACTGAGTTATTGCCGCCTGCGGACTTTTTATTTTTATTCCTTTCGCCATCACCATCGCGTCATACGCGGCTTCAGTTCTTGACCATTCTTTCTTTCGATCCATAGCATAAAATCGCCCCATAATCGTTGCAATCCACTCACCCGTCCTGACACCATTTTTAGTTTCTTTATTCTTTAGTGACCGCATCAGTGCCTCAACCATTTTTAACGCACCGTGCGGCACCGAATCTCGACCATCGGTAAAGATATGCAAATATACATTTTTAATCTTTTTTTTCCTGGTCCAACTTAACAGCGCCAACAAATGATCCGGGTCGCTATGAGCGCTGCCGCCGTCAGACAACATTCCCATCAAATGCAGGTCAGAATTATTTTTTTGCGTATGAACATACGCCGCCTCAAAGGCTGGATTCTTAAAGAATTTACCAGTACTAATTGCCTTAGAAATATAAACCGAATCCTGATCAACAACCCGGCCAGCGCCGATATTCATGTGTCCAGCTTCTGAATTTCCAGGTTGGTCGGCCGGTAAACCGACCTCCCTGCCGTGAGCAACCAACTCGGTATGAGAATATTTTTTCAGCAACGCGTCATAATTTGGTTTCTTTGCTAATTCAATCGCGTTTGCGTCCGACTTGGGCGCGATACCAAAGCCGTCTAAAACCAACAGCACTAACGGTTTTTTTGTTTTGGAAAGATTCTTATTCATTGCTAGCTTTTGATTTCCTGTTCAATTTCCAAGAGTCGGTTATACTTTGCTACCCGTTCACTTCGTGACAGCGAGCCTGTCTTAATAAATTCTGAACTAACCGCCACCGCCAAGTCAGCAATCGTGGTGTCAGAAGTTTCGCCCGATCGGTGTGAAATTGAAGTTTGGTATTTATGCTTATGCGCTAACTCAATCGCATCAACCGTTTCGGACAAGCTGCCAATTTGATTTAATTTAACCAAAATTGCATTACCAACCCCAAGCTGAATTCCCCTCTTAAGTCGGTCGACATTAGTCACAAACAAATCGTCTCCCACCAAACTAATCTTTTTACCCAAAACGTTAGTGAGCGTAATCCAGTTATCCCAATCGTCTTCACTAAGCCCGTCTTCAATTGACATAATTGGATATTTATTTACCCATGACTGCTCCAGTTCAATTAATTTGGCTGCACTTAAGATTTTTTTATCAGCTCGTAAATTATAATTGCCGGTTTGGTTATCAAAAAACTCTGAAGCGGCAGCATCAATCGCCAGCTTAACATTTTTACCAGGCACATACCCCGCCTGAGTAATAGCCTTCATAATAACACCAAACGCTTCTTCATTGCCTTTCAGGCGCGGCGCATAGCCGCCTTCGTCCCCCTTCAAAGTATCAAACCCTTGAGCTTTGATAATCTTACCCAAGGCGTGAAAAACTTCCGCACCGCACCGCAAGCGTTCGCTCATCGTCTTTTGCAAAGGTACGATCATAAATTCCTGAATATCAAGCGCCCAGTCAGCGTGCGCGCCACCGTTAAGGATATTCATGGTCGGTATTGGTAGCTGCCAGGTTTTATAGGGTAACCGAAAAGCTTTTCGGATGTACCGATATAGCGGCAACCGCTGCGAGAGCGCCGCGGCCCGGGCCACTGCCAGCGAAACACCCAAAATAGCATTAGCGCCAAGGTTTGATTTGTTCGCCGTTCCGTCAAGCTTAATCATTAATTGATCAAGTTCGCGCTGCGTTGTCGGATCTTTACCGATTAATTTTGGGGCAATTTTTTTATTTACATTATTCACCGCCTTCATAACACCCTTACCACCATATCGCCTCATATCACCGTCGCGTAACTCTAAGGCTTCATGAACGCCGGTTGATGCTCCTGAAGGAACTGATGCTGTACCAACACTGCCGTCACTCAAACGCACCGTGACCTGCACCGTTGGGTTACCGCGTGAATCGAGAATCTCTAGCGCCTGAACAGATTTAATTATCAGCTTACTCATAGTGTTACAAGACTTCGTATGTTACTGTCACGTTAACAATAATTTCCTGGCTACCAGCTTCAATCGCTGGAGCCGCCGCTTCTTTGGCCAATCCGGCCGCCTCATCAAGCATCGCATAACTCCTGGCGTAAACCGGGTACCCATTAGCCGACTCATTAAAAGAAACCAGCTTACCAAGTTTAACCCCCGCAACTTTAGCCAAACTCTCAGCCTTTTCTTTAGCATTGGCCAAGGCTTTCTCCCGAGCTTCCTGTCTTAGAACTTCCGGTTCATCAATATCAAAATTAACGCCGCTGACCTGGTTGGCGCCAACGCGGCCGGCCATATCCAACATATCACCAATTTTTTCCAAATCTCTGATTTTTACTACTACCGACTGGCTCACCTGATACCCACGCAAAATGCTGCGGCCGTCAGTATAGTCATATCGCGGATAAATATTGTAACCAACCGTTTTAATGTCTTTATCCTCAACTCCCAATGCCTTTACCTCTTTGATCAAGTTATTCATTTTTTCAGAATTCTCTTTTTGAGCGATTTCAACCTTAGCATTGTCAGTCTGAATTCCTAAAGACACTTGAGCAATATCAGGAATCGCTGTTACTTTTCCTTCACCGTCAATAGTAATTGTATAAGTCTTTTCATCACTGCGGCCGATGTAATCATATTTCTTTAATTCATTCCTGGTTAAAGCCCCTAGGAAAATTACCAACAGTACCACGATAATTGTGGCTAGTACCAAGCCCCAAACCGGCGGTTTGATTTTTAAAACCTTTTTTTCGATATTTGTATCCATACGTTTTTTATTTAATTATTATTTTTTAATAATTGATTTTAATGCTGGCAACTCCTTGCCGGATAAAAAGACTAAACTGGCGCCGCCGCCGGTTGAGACATGGGTAAATTTTCCTTCCAGATGATACTTCTGCAAAACCATTTCAGTATCGCCGCCGCCAACCACTGTAATCGCCTGACGATTACGACTGATTGCTTCGGCAATTTTCTTAGTGCCAAACGCAAATTTGTCAATTTCAAAGACACCCATCGGACCATTGAAAAAAATAGTTTTAGCTTTTTTAATTTCTGCTAGATATCGGGCAATAGTGGCCGGACCAATATCCAAAAATTTCCAACGCTTATTGATAGTTTGTTTTTGTGATACGTCAACAATCTCAATCAACGCCTGCTGATCCATTTTATTTCCGGCGATTAAATCTGTCGGTAAAATAATTTTATCTTTGTTCTTACGGTAAATCGTCCGGGCCAAAGATACAAAATTAACTTTTTTTCGTTTGGCTTTGTCGACAAACACATCTTCCACAAAAGAATCTCCGATTGGCGTACCATCAGCTTTCAAAAAAATATTAGCCAAACCGCCGCCGATTAAAATTTTGTCGGCGATTTTTACTAACTCCTGCAAAACGTCTACCTTATCAGAAATTTTGGCGCCACCCAAAACAATTACCAACGGCTTTTTAGGTTTTTTATTAATTTTACTTAGTTGCGTAATTTCTTTTTCCAATAACAGCCCAGCATAGGTGGGTAATAGTTTCGTGATCCCTACCGTTGAAGAGTGGACTCGGTGCGACTGTGCAAAGGCGTCAAATACAACTAAATCAAAGCCGTGAGCCAAAAGTGCGGAAAATAATTTATTATTTTTTTCTTCTTCCGCATAAAACCGGACATTTTCCAGCATAATAAGTTCGCCATTTTTCATCCGGCTTACGGCCTCATATACTTTTGGTCCGACGCAGTCATCAAGTTTTTTAACCGGTTTCTTTATCAATGTTGCCAAACGTTTTGCCACCGGATCCATTTTATACTTATCAACCACTTTGCCTTCTGGTCTTTTAAGCCAAGATAAAAGAACAATTTTGCAATTGTTCTTCAGTAAATATTTTATCGTTGGTAAAGTTTCGGTGATCCGTCGGTCATCGGCTACAACATAATTCGCACCTTTTTTTGTCAGCGGCAAATCATAGGCCACTCGCAGTAAAACCTTTTTTCCGCTAAGGTCTTTGACGCTGGTAATTGATTTTAGCTTCATTAATTAAAAAATTTTAGATAAAGATAACTAGCTCTTCATCTAAAATTATACCACAGTAATCAATTTTTAACTAGGGCGCAACCTGCCCGACTTACTTACTGACGGTAAACTTCTCGTACATTACCTGCTGTTCCTGATCACCCTTTAAATAAACCACCTTAATTTCATAATCACCGGGTTTAATACCGGTAATTTCAGCGGCAAATTTTTGGCTGCAGCGCTGGTCGGTTTCATTGCCCTGCAAAGTCAGGATAAAGGTATTCATCTCCCGCTTTAGTACCCCCTTTACGTTTGCCACGTCACAGCTAAAGTCAGCAAATGGAATTTCCAATTTAAGTCCAGTACCAGTCGGCTCAACTTTAGTTACCGTTGAAAGCTCATTAATAAAACTGTACTGAACAGCGTATTCTTCTTTCAGATGGCAAGCGCTGAAAAACAGTGTTCCAAATAGCAGGGTAATAAAAAAGTAAATTCTTGGTTTCATATATAAAAGTATAGCATAAAAATAAAAAGCGGGAAAAA includes these proteins:
- a CDS encoding 2,3-bisphosphoglycerate-independent phosphoglycerate mutase, with protein sequence MAQTRPKPVMLLILDGFGIAAPGNGNAVALAKKPVLNSFISDYPTLTLQASGEAVGLSWGEMGNSEVCHLNLGSGQIIYQTLPKINKSIEDGTFLTNEKLVASVKYAKKNKTKLHLMGLVSNGGVHSHQDHLYALLDLCKKHDFKDVYIHAFLDGRDTAKDGAIGFIKLLQNKIKEVGIGKIASLSGRFYAMDRDNHWDREERAYRAIAEGAAEVAFDDPIKAIEASYAKNVFDEEFVPTAIISSGKPVAPVDDKDAMIFFNFRADRARQMTAIFSLPGFDKFKRKPVKDLQFTAFTEYEKDLPVDIAFPDENIQTPIAKIISDKNLKQMHAAETEKYAHVTFFFNGRREDPFPGESRILVPSPAVPSYDQKPEMSVVELTEKLVKSIKEGQNDFYVVNFANPDMVGHTGVIPAAVKAVETCDRCLGQIADAVMASGGSIIITADHGNCDEMINLQTGEVSKEHSTNPVPFIVVGDRWKGKTLVSGLDSANGDLSVLTPAGILADISPTLLKLLEIDQPEDMTGSPLI
- a CDS encoding 2,3-bisphosphoglycerate-independent phosphoglycerate mutase, whose product is MNKNLSKTKKPLVLLVLDGFGIAPKSDANAIELAKKPNYDALLKKYSHTELVAHGREVGLPADQPGNSEAGHMNIGAGRVVDQDSVYISKAISTGKFFKNPAFEAAYVHTQKNNSDLHLMGMLSDGGSAHSDPDHLLALLSWTRKKKIKNVYLHIFTDGRDSVPHGALKMVEALMRSLKNKETKNGVRTGEWIATIMGRFYAMDRKKEWSRTEAAYDAMVMAKGIKIKSPQAAITQSYNRGETDEFIRPYVICRQDKPIAKIKDKDAIIFFNLRSDRARQLAKSFVQDGFNELNPGSFKRKKVLKDILFTAMTDFGPDLGAILTAFPSEDITGTLPMVLKDRKQLYIAEKEKYAHVTYFFNGGYADPVNGEDRVVLDSPPVDSYDQVPEMSTRKITSRVLKSLDSYDFIVINFAAADMIAHTGNIQACIKAVEAIDESIGKIAAAVLKRNGIFIITADHGNAEKMLDLETREMYTEHTTNPVPFILIEKSDKKRKLKKGKLGDIAPTILKLLNAKKPKEMTGKSLI
- the eno gene encoding phosphopyruvate hydratase, producing MSKLIIKSVQALEILDSRGNPTVQVTVRLSDGSVGTASVPSGASTGVHEALELRDGDMRRYGGKGVMKAVNNVNKKIAPKLIGKDPTTQRELDQLMIKLDGTANKSNLGANAILGVSLAVARAAALSQRLPLYRYIRKAFRLPYKTWQLPIPTMNILNGGAHADWALDIQEFMIVPLQKTMSERLRCGAEVFHALGKIIKAQGFDTLKGDEGGYAPRLKGNEEAFGVIMKAITQAGYVPGKNVKLAIDAAASEFFDNQTGNYNLRADKKILSAAKLIELEQSWVNKYPIMSIEDGLSEDDWDNWITLTNVLGKKISLVGDDLFVTNVDRLKRGIQLGVGNAILVKLNQIGSLSETVDAIELAHKHKYQTSISHRSGETSDTTIADLAVAVSSEFIKTGSLSRSERVAKYNRLLEIEQEIKS
- a CDS encoding SIMPL domain-containing protein (The SIMPL domain is named for its presence in mouse protein SIMPL (signalling molecule that associates with mouse pelle-like kinase). Bacterial member BP26, from Brucella, was shown to assemble into a channel-like structure, while YggE from E. coli has been associated with resistance to oxidative stress.), giving the protein MDTNIEKKVLKIKPPVWGLVLATIIVVLLVIFLGALTRNELKKYDYIGRSDEKTYTITIDGEGKVTAIPDIAQVSLGIQTDNAKVEIAQKENSEKMNNLIKEVKALGVEDKDIKTVGYNIYPRYDYTDGRSILRGYQVSQSVVVKIRDLEKIGDMLDMAGRVGANQVSGVNFDIDEPEVLRQEAREKALANAKEKAESLAKVAGVKLGKLVSFNESANGYPVYARSYAMLDEAAGLAKEAAAPAIEAGSQEIIVNVTVTYEVL
- a CDS encoding phosphoglycerate kinase; translated protein: MKLKSITSVKDLSGKKVLLRVAYDLPLTKKGANYVVADDRRITETLPTIKYLLKNNCKIVLLSWLKRPEGKVVDKYKMDPVAKRLATLIKKPVKKLDDCVGPKVYEAVSRMKNGELIMLENVRFYAEEEKNNKLFSALLAHGFDLVVFDAFAQSHRVHSSTVGITKLLPTYAGLLLEKEITQLSKINKKPKKPLVIVLGGAKISDKVDVLQELVKIADKILIGGGLANIFLKADGTPIGDSFVEDVFVDKAKRKKVNFVSLARTIYRKNKDKIILPTDLIAGNKMDQQALIEIVDVSQKQTINKRWKFLDIGPATIARYLAEIKKAKTIFFNGPMGVFEIDKFAFGTKKIAEAISRNRQAITVVGGGDTEMVLQKYHLEGKFTHVSTGGGASLVFLSGKELPALKSIIKK